A stretch of DNA from Arachis hypogaea cultivar Tifrunner chromosome 19, arahy.Tifrunner.gnm2.J5K5, whole genome shotgun sequence:
aattagtgtCTTGGCTTTTAAAATTTTAGGTTTGGTGTCCTTTAGTTAttctttaattgctttgaattttcaaattgttctttgtgttctttcttggtattcaagttgtttttattttttttcttgttttgatcttaaaagttttaagtttgatgtcttttggtattttctttttttagttttcaaaaatttagtcttagatctaaaagttttaagttttgtgtcttttggttgtttttctctttcttcattaattcaaaaaatcaaaaaatatcttttctatctttatttcaaaattattttcgaaaatttcaaacaaaatttcaaaatcattatcttatcttatcttaatttcaaaaatcaaatttcaaatcttatcttttattatcttataatatctttcttttaatttgattctttcttatcttatctttcttttaaattttaaaattcaaaactttttcaaatctttatcttatcttttgttatctttcattaaatttcaaatcattatcttatcttatcttaaatttgaatttcaaaagcaaattttttcaaaaaatcaaatctttttcaaatctttatcttatcttgtttcaaattcaaaattcaaaatttaaaatttaattttcaaaaatcctatcttatcttattttaatttcaaatttcaaaatctttatcttatcttaaactaatttcaaatttcaaaatcaactctttgtcaaaattcaaattcaaaaaattttcaaaatcaaatcttatctttctagattcttgatctttaaaatttcaaatttgaattttaaatctttaaattttaaatttcaaatattttaaattttaaatttttcaatcttatttagtttgactctttcttttaaattttaaatttcaaattttatctttcttttcaaattcaaatttcaaatctttttgtttgactttctctttttgaattttaaaattttcaaaatcaaatctgtatctttcttttcaaatcttattaattgtttgtctttctttttgaatttccaaaattttaaaatccttttctttttaatttttttattttattttcaattttttttatttatttttccattcttttttattattattttcgaattttttaaaaaaataaaataaaataattttaattctaaattcctttttcctctttaattttcaaaatctcccTCTTtattctcttctatttctttttggatatctcactgggagctccctatactatgacatagataCTCCcatttttctgtctcttatttatgTATGCAGAAACACCGAAGTCACTATGGATCAAAAGGGAAATACACGAATTGGGAGACCTCTGGGTTCCTATACATTTGACACTCCTACTGACTCAGATGACTTTAAGGTCAACCTAGACCAGATCCTGCTATTACAGCAAAAGTGTCAGTTTCATGGACACCCACAGGAAGACCCCAATAAGTTCATGTCCAACTTTCTGCAGTTCTGTGACATTGTAGAGGCCAATGGAGTAGACCCTGAAGTCCCCAGACTAAAACTCTTTCCATTTGCTCTGAGTGCTCAAGCAAATGAATAGTGGAATATGGAACTCAGAGGAAGTGTGAACACCTAGGATAAGGTTGTTAACAAATTCCTGAACAAGTTCTCTCCCTCACAGAGATTAACTAAGCTAGTGacagatgttcagaccttcaggcagaaggagagCGAGTCCCtccatgatgcttgggagaggtacaagctgatgTTCAGGAATTGCCCTCCCCATATGTTCTCAAGATGGAGCAAGACTATCATCTTTTATGAAGCCATCTCTGAGATAGCCAGGAAGATAATAGATCACTTTGTAGGTGGTTCTCTGTACTTTATAGAGACACATGAAGAAGCAGATGAGCTCATTGAGATAGCTGCCAATAACTAGCACTTATACTCCTGTGAGGAAACCCCAGTTAGGACAGAAGCTCTAGACATGGAGACCTTAAAAAAAGGTGGAATAGTAGTCTTCAACAAAGAGGCCGAACCTCAGAAGCATGCTACTAAGGGACTTAAGACAATCAAAGACCAGGAGGATCCTGAGAATGCCATTGAGCATGCCCCTACAGAGAAAAAAGAACCTCAAGTTGATTCTTCTCTGggcatgcaagaggagcttgtgACTCCCACAGAGCACGCCCTTACAGAGGTGAAAGAGCCTTAAGAGCTACCTTTCTTAGGGGTACAAACAGAACCAGAAGATGAGCAACTGGCTCATTTCTTAGTAGCATTCAAGAAGCTACAAGTCAATATCTCTTTTACAGATGTATTGGAAAAGAACACTTCCTATACGGCCTGTCTAAAAGGCATTCTTTTTGAAAAGAAGGACCTAAGGGGAGATGAGACTGTGGTACTGACCAAAGAATGCAATGCTTTAGTCCAGAATGAACTACCAAGGAAGATGCCCGACATAAGGAGCTTTCAGCTCCTATGTCCTATTGGAAAGATCACTTttgacaaggctctgtgtgatcttggctTGAATTTAAATCTGATACCTTCATTTGTGATGAAAAATCTAGGAATTCAAGAGGCACAAGAAACAAGGATTACCTTGCATGAGGACTGGATGGTGTTCAAGGTTCTTGACCCTCCATTACCCCTGACAAGGGAGGCACTTGCATAAAGGATTCAGCATTCAAGCCTCCTCCCTTGATTGAAACCAATTCAATCCCTCCTAAGACCAaacataagtttggtgttggatgtacactatccaccaaggaggaaggcCCTAAAAGAAAGATGCCTAGGGGCTGGAAAACCAAAAAGATCCCTACTAAAGGCTTCTCACCATGGAAGATGGTAGTATTCACTTATCTCATCATGGTATTCACCATGGAAGAGGGAAGTGGCAAAAAGGGACACCAACATATTGCTGCAAGCCCAACCCTGCCTTATGCAGTGAACAAGAGCCTGTCTCTTAAGCGTATTAAGCTAATCTATGAGAGCTCAAGAAGGACGCTTCTAGTAAGGAGTAAGAGTTTAATCCTCTATGACTACCTTTCTCCTTGAAAGGAGCtatccgtcaagctaatgacattaaagaagcgcttgttaggaggcaactgaagaactgaagattgatggtttagaagttatagtaaatactcgttacaagtatagttactaaaccaagcaatcaacctttcttacaaaagttttggttgtcacaagtaacaaaccccttttaaattgataaccgagtatttaaacctcgggtcgtcttctcaaggaattgcagggaggtatgttcttattattggttatgagtcttgtaaattaggggttttagaaagtaagaaagcagtatgttgcatgagaagaataagataaataaataacaataaaataaacccTTGGCaaagtataagaactggaagtcctatccttatctaTATGTCCGTTATTTtctgtatacatgcatttatatgattgaggccatcatttcattcagctcacttacccaaatagcctacctttcatcaaccattgttagccaattttgagcctatttaatccctttcgttcttaattttagcacatcactacccctaagtaaaaaacaataaatgtcccttaatttggatctttgattagcttaggctagtgagggtatGTATCAtgtgggtatgggaaacttgggacattggttgaggtaaaagtgtattttgtatttttgttgaaagtattggaaattgggtacatattcatgcactaaatgtaaaaccatatgcattgatgcctttgtatatattttagattgaaaagaaaaaagatgtgaaaaaaaatgtaaaaaaaaatataaaaatagaaagaaaaaaatatatatgtggaaggaaaaaaatgcaataaaaaggggacaaaaatgccccaaagcaaagtaataataaaaatgcatatggaatgtgaattaaagagaatgcatgagtatgtgaaaaagtggaaatcatgggtagctaggcattgtattagaattgtataggttgttatatgtgtttggtgagagcttaggttaatcaaagatgcaaatttcaagctcacttgaccatatgcatccttacccttaccctaaccccattacaacctatgaataagacctcatgatgaatgtatgcatgcattgaataattattgattgttagaagaaaaaaaaatcttggaaagcatgagtagaagagaattgagtgaatcgaccctatacactcgagcgactagagcggatacacttccggtgagggttcgatgctcaattccttattcccggctttcatgagctttcttcttgcaagtctatttgaacttcaatttttatatttgaattggtaggattcatgaatcttcatatgatcttagccctacctgtttatatatgttcttggagattgattcatttttaaccaagtaggtagaagtatcttgcatttagttgcattcatatagatagattgtatatagtttctttacattgaataaatgttcataccccttttcttgtctttcttggtttagcatgaggacatgcttagtttaagtgtggggaagtttgataaaccccaattttgtggtttatcttatgttgaatttaggggattttattaacttttctcacatttatttaatgaaatagcatgattttgtgaattgctcctaatttgtgcttaaaagtaaaaacatgccttttaggccttaaaattgctaattttaattcactttaattccattcgatgccttgatatgtttgttaagtgatttcaggtttaaaaggcaaagattgggttgaaagaatgaagaaaaagcatgcaaaaatggagaattcatgaagaaatgaggatttgctgaactgaaggccacacgcacgcgtcacctacgcatacgcgtgagaTGGAAATTTGCAAGAGACGCACGCGTCAccccacgcgcacgtgtgaccaTAGAATCAGCAATTGACATgcatgcgtcatccacgcggacgcgtgatgttGGTCACGTGACTAGTAAAGGCAAAACGTTGGGGCCGATTTCAAAGTTCatggaggcccaaatccaactcatttctgatgcttttgaacccaaggatgGAAAGGAATTGAGGGGGGTAGGAGCACATAGTTtgagttttcattatgttttagggtagacttctagagagagaggctctctcctctctctagattttagggtagtttatgttaatttttcttagatccaagttataattcttgttttgatttcaattctctatatattttagtgttctattgtcttaatcttattagtttctcttgttaatttcttgtttgctctcttttatgtttatgaacaattgttaGATCTCAATTTCTTCtcatgcaattttatatttctatgtcttttgatatttacTTCACTTGTTATTATTAAttccttgcttttgttagttatagcttttattaattcttgcattttgtgatgtttacttttattgcacactaTGTGTTTGATAGAATATTTTGTAGGATGACCATGCACCTCGAATTTCTCATAACCATTATCACCAGCCCAAATTAGATGCCAGTTTTTAGACTCCTTCCTAACCTTCTGAAGCCTACTTTTGATAACTGGTGATAGTACTCCCACGTGATTTTCCAACTTTACCTTATTCCTAGCCATTGTACGCATTACAAACATTCCGACTTCCTCTAGCAGTGTGATGATTTGCTTTCCTCATTCTTCCTTTATCTTTGAGTTAAATACTTCACATGCATTATTGCAAATAGAGTCCAACTTCGACTTGTGACTGAACTTTGACCATGTCCATGAATCCCCTGGCCATTTTTCCAGATATGCCCAGGCATCCCGTTAGCCTCTAATCTTATCCATTAACTCCTTGAACTGCTGGTACGTAGTGGCCCGTGCGCAATCCCACAACAATCCGCTTAGCTCCAAGTCTTTCCATTGTTTATTGAAATTACGTCACAAATGCCACACACAGAAACGGTGATGCACATTAAACATCACCTCCCTTATGGCTGGAATCAAACCCTGCAACAGAAATTGAGACAGCATAGCCATGGTGAGTGAGAACACATAATGATTCACCATAACAGTCCTTAACTTTCACCCCATGCACCATAATAGACCCTGACTTTTAAAAAATACACTATAACAGTCCCTAACTTTCAAAATGATTCACCATAATAGCCCTTAATATTTACATCGTGCAAACAACATAGTCCCATTCCAATTTTGCAAATCAGTTCATATTCAACCCAAATAAAATTCACCAAACTGATTTCAAGAACAACTCATTAACGATTGCTTATGCTATTATGCAGACTTTCTGATTTCAagaatcaataatcaatatatcatcatcattaacCAATGTTACTCACACAcatacaaaatcaaataaataatcctTATTCAATAATCATTAAGCTTTTTGCATCAATATATTTAATTAGTATAAGCCTAACATCAGATTAAAAACAACATAAGCAATGAAAAGTAATAATCAGTATTTCaataatcaaattaaatcaataaaTCAATAAGCATAACATTAGAATAACAACCATTAGACTTTTTGCATCAATATATTTAATAAGTATAAGCCTAGCATCAGATTGAAAACAATACAAGCATAAAAAGTAATAATCAGTATTTcaataatcaaatcaaatcagtAACCACTAACAACCAAAATGCAtcagtattattattattcaaatggAATGTATCTATTATTAAAAGTAATCATTAGTATTTCAATATTAAATAgaatgtatttattattattattattattattattattattattattattattattattattattattattattattattattattattatttaactaatataCCACTAACCACCAAAATGCATcagtaaataaaaatcaaacataCCTTTTGCATATCAAAAATAAAACACCACCCGTGTGTCTTGTAGTCTCTAAGGTCTTGATGCAACAATTCCAAGAACCACTTCCAATTATCTTTATTCTCGACGTTCACAATTGTCCATGCAATCACGTAGATGTGGTGATTAGCATCTTGCCCGAAGCTGACAATATTTGGCCTCCAAATACGgtcttcaagaaagcaccatcaAGACCAATTAGTGGACGGCAGCTAGCTTTAAAATCGTTCTTGGAATCGGCTAAGCACACGTACATCTTCTCCAAGATTGGTCCCCATGTGGCTGTGGAGTTGTGCAAATTTGAACAGTTGATCCTGAATTGGTCTTGAGTAAAGTAAGGCCGTAGTCTCTCAACATAGCATATTGTGCCTTCTCATCCCCATAAACCACATTTCTAGTATCACTCAGTGCTCTTGAAATTGAATTCCTATTGAGGGATAGATCATACTTTGTCTTGAAGAATGTTGTAACATCATAATGTCTAAAGTTAGGATACTTCCTCACTTTCTTTACCAGCTTACTTGCAACCCAGTTTCGGTTTGCATCCCTATTCTTATCCTCTCTAGGACAAGTATGATCATCCATGAAAGTCTTCACTTGCCAGCAGCTGTCCTCATAGTCCCTTGAGGCATAAATCACCCATTTACATTCTTTGACTTTACATATTGTCCTTActctttttctatcatttttctTAAACTTGATACGCCTTTCCTCTTGGATGGTGTACTCCCTCACAGCCTCTTTGAAGTCCCATTTGGTATTAAATTTCATTTCGACTTCTAAGTGCAGTTCACCAAACCTTGAACCCTCTCAAAACACTGAAAAAACTTCTAGAATCATCGTCTTCATCCAGCTCATCTTCATAATTTGGTGGGGTTTTCATCTCCAACGAATGCCATGAATTTGCACCATCAGAATCAGCTCCGGGATCATAAGCATTATAGTCTTCAACCTTTGCATCCCCCACAAAACCAAGATCAACTTCTTGATCTAAAACATCTTCCACAAATGCATCATAATCAACTATTATCTTCTCTTTACCCTTACCAGATGCACCTGTAGGACCATTCTTCAATTTCACATCCTTCCTTCTTGAGGAAGAAATATTaaccaaatcaatcaaatcaGAGGAGCTGTCATCCCCTACTAGCTTATAACTTTCATCTTCAGCACTATCATAGCTATCAGAGGAGTCTTCATTAGAAGATAGAACAATTTCAGGAACCTTTACTGACTTATCTTTTGCAACATATCTTCGACAGTGTCTCATGCTCATGGTTGTAGACCTCAGACAATACTTCCTGAACAAATTGGTTTTGGATTGTGTTGATTTATGTGTGAATTTTGGGATTGTCTCAGGCTTAGGCTTAAGTTTGGCTTTGGTGGGTTCTTGATTCTTAGGAATAGAATATATGCTCTTGGACTTAAGGCTGGGCTCTACAATTGGTTTCTGATCAGCATAGGGTTTAAGATCAACAACTGGAGGGGACACGTTATGATAAGCATGGGTAGAAGTGTTTGGAATGACCCTGGCTTCCTTACCAACATCTCCTACTTGATCATCAACATATACCATAACCTCTTTTCCTTCCAGAATCTCAGGTGTTGACACTTCATGCTCAATGAACACATCAACCAGACAATTGTTTTTCTTAGCAAAGAAACACATCTCCCTTAACTCTCCATCATTGTTTAACCTCCTGAGTCCAACCTCTAGACTCCTACCTAGAACAAGCCACCAACATTCCTTCATCTTGTCATACCCAAGCTCTTTATGGTAATTCCTAATATAGAAAACATCTAATGTATCTTCATCAATATCACCCAAACAACTTTTCTTATTAGGAGAATAAACCATCcttccttcttcatttttttcaaaGCTACCCCCATGATGGAACATAATGTCAATTAGATTTTCCATCTGCATCAGAAATAAAAATTGTACACATTAACTCAATGACCATGGTCACAACCCAAAAATCAACAGATTGCATTTCATggatggtaaaaaaaaaaaaaacttttcccTGTTTCATTAGGCAAAAATAGAGCATGTTTAAAATCCATAACCTaacataacaatatataaaaccTTAAAACTTTATCAATGATGAAAACACCCCACCACAAACAAGCAGAAAGCCAACTAAACCCTTGAAAATCAAGCTATGATTGTCAAAAAAAAATAAGGGCACTGTGTACTCAcctcaataacaacaacaatagtgCTTCCTCAATAACGGCACTGTGAACTCCACGATGACACTTGTAGTCCCGCAAAATTGTCGAACTCGCAAACCCTAAACAACTACACTAAGCCTTCACCATTGTCAGAGGAAGAGGGAGTTTAAGCATTTTGGTGTTGGAGAAAGGAAGGAGAAGACTGTGAGTGATCAAAATCCATATGGCTCTAACGTTTTATTTTCTTCATTCAGGTAGAATGGTGATGTTTTACTCTCTTTAGGCACCAAAACCCTAAACGACACTGTATGGAACATCCACCATGGTAGCCACTTGTCAGATCAGCACTCCGATTTGCTGACTCAGGCCAGAAATAAGCTTGGGGACTTTTATGGAGCCTGAGTTCAATCTCGAGGACCAAAATGGTGCAATTGAAAATTCAGGGGTGAAATTGGTGCAGGGGCCAAATCCGAGGGACCATTTTGGGGATTTAGTCCTCTAACAATTTGTCCTTGGCTAATTATCATCCCTACCACATAATCGTCATAAAATGCCAAATTACACTATTATTATGTATGATAATTCCgtgtattatatatataagggtaaactatcaaaattttctctaattttttaataCGCTAACAAAAATATCTCTCATTTTGGTTAACAATAAAAATATCCAAcgttaaatatatattctcaaaaaaaattttagagaatGAATTTTGATACAGTTTTTCGCAAGCttgattagaaaaataaaatatttttatccctaaaatttggtaattttatgtTAAGTAGTTTTTTTTTGCGATTTATGTTTATTAATGGccaaaacaaatgaaaaaaaaattataaagataaaatttttatctGACTTTTTTATGTACTCTCTAAATGATTACCTAAATATTTCTAaagaattttaaatcaaattcatAAATAATTGTCAACTAAAAAGTCATTTACAActtaaaaaagataatatttattttgattatttttaatatgttttataatattttgagaatatttttatcGTTATAAAAATAGAAGgtatttttgttagtattttcaAAATATCAGAAACAGTTTTGATAGTTTAtcctataaaaattaattaggttttattattattattattattattattattattattattattattattattattattattattattattattataagttaAATATCTGTGAtttgaagggaaaagaaaaagtgggATCTAGCTCAACACGGATATGGGTGGGTAATTTGGTTGGGCCTGGGTTTTTTAGTCAATGGGTGTGAAATTTCTTGGTTACCACTAACGTACCTGTGGCCCAATGAAACTAAGAAACTTCAGACCAAAAAGAAAATGATTTGGCGCAAACCAGTACGTGAAAAAGattaaaagggtaaactaagttTGCCAAACTAGTTACACTAGTTAAGCATTGACCAtgggctttttctttcttccattGTTTCAGAAAACCGCATTTTACATACCCACCACAAACACACACAAATACATAATTAAGACATAGATGTTAGTTAACTTAATACTACACTAAACACTATTGATGAATATTTGTTTTTATCAAAATAGTTGTCTATAAAATCTACCGttggattaaaatttatataaattgtaTATCAATTCAAAAtcgtttgatatttttttttatagattaaaattgatgatgatataaaattttaaaacacatATATTTTAGATCATATCTATAAATTTCATGTCAATCCAAAATCATTTGATATACTTGTTGTTAGTTacatttattatcttttaaacattttgaatttaaatttataattagaaagaaaaaataatccaaaattttcaaaCCAAATAAGTTAAATTACCAAGTTTGAATAACCCTAGCTAGATAAAGCAAAACAAACCGGGTCAAGGACAAGAAGTGTATATAGAGTTAGCAAAGCCcaatttggtaattttatacCGCGTGTGCTGCGGTTCATGCACGTGGATGTGAGATTGAATAATTTGGTCTACCACCTAGGTTAAATGATGATGATACACGTGCATATATTGGTTCATGAATGGGGGGCAAAAGAGGAAAAACATACAAAAGCAAGAAACACAAAGAAAATGGGTAGATACATAGATAAATAGATAGATGGATAATCATCTATCTCATTTGCCATgtttctttgttcttcttttccATTTTGGGGACCATTTTCTTAAAGAAATGTCTACTCAAAGTGGAACACAACTCCTTGAATTCTGATGAATGTGAGGCTTTCATTAATTCATTCACAACCATGGTTTCTCAACATGGCCAATGCATACTCCATCACCATTAGTACCCCAATATATATAAaccataataattaaattagcaaaagtaaagtcaattttttcttttgtttaattaatatatatacacaTGCATAGAGTTATCAATTGACATAACGTAACATTCATATATACTCTTGATTTGGCCATTTTGAACCTTAATTTCCAAAAGCATGATTGTAGTGGGATCTTGGTAAGCCACACTTAGGTGTTAGGTGTCCATCAAATAGAGGTTTaatttggaaaaatgaaaaaaagcgcAAAATAATTGAGTGTTTTGTTTgatatgagaaaaaaaaaaaaaaggagactttcgtttcataaaaaaaatgactttGAAAATTGCTTTTCATATTGGTGATGGGTCCAAATATAGTCCAGAACAATCGTCATTCCACTTTCACTTTAATAGTTTAATTTCAATACATTTATAGGTTTATGCATTCGCCAATAAATCAAAGCTAATAAaggttttctttaatttatttgtgtTCACCAAAGCTTTGAGCTCTATTATTTCCTTTTTGATTGcaatcataaaaataaagaataatcgAAGTATCATTATtgggatatttttttaaattgatttcgcGGAAAAAGCATGAGTGACGTATTACATATAGTTTCTTTTTAACCTGTATATTATTTCTTATAAATAATAAACGCAGAAATGGCcaaataattaatactaaatcaTTAAATCCTTGTAGATTGAATAATTAAGAAGTCTTTAACTACTTAACAAGGACTTTAAATAGGGTTAAATTAAAGTAGAATGgatcaataaaaaaaaacatttctAGGTCAACTTCTATCAAACTTTTTCTTTTGATCAAGAATAATATTTTCGTAAATAAAAACTAGTTATATGGACATGTGATGTGTAACATGTAACAGCTGAGCAATCCAGTGATCACAAATTAACATTatgtatatatacaaatatacgcCAGCTTTTAGTATGTGGTTTCGATCGTCTTATATTATTTCATGTTATCACCTGCCTGGTTCATCACAAAATTAATATGATAAATTAATCTATATAATAATAATCAGGGCATCTATCTCAGGTGGTACAATTAGCTTGTTAGTGTgtgtgtaaataataataataataataataataataataataataataataataataataataatacttttcTGACCAAATGAATGTGGGGCTTATAACCAATTATTGCATGAAATGCTAATTATCCGAGATTTTTTACCATGAAAAAGGTTTATGAAATCATCTAGCTCACCATATATATTAAACTTATAtattaaactaattaaaaaatcaattatatataaCTCAACAACCAAACTATATATAATAAGGAAAAATTGCGTTCTTTCTCTTTTGCGAGATACTAAAAtaacattctcttctttttatttataaaatatatactccactctcttataatttttaaaaaaaaattttctttaatgtattttatttattttgtattgataAACATTaactttacctttttttttaaatatttttagtaaaattttattttcttttgtaattaaattttatttatcaaaataccttttaattaattattttttattgattaaattatatttttattaaaatttttttttaaaatttttttatagattaaattatttatattataagataacaaattatttttttcaaaaacacaaATGACAGTCGCCCTTGTTTTTAAAGGTTACGTTGTCTTTAGAGGATTCGTATTTCTCTTTTTCTAGATGGCtttcttttcagatttttttaaaattttctaaaaaatattttagtatgaATATAGTTTAatcaatagaaaaataatttgttaaaaggtattttaaaaaacaaaatttaatcaaaaaaataaaatatttactaaaagatatttttataaaaatagataaaattaatgttagttaacataaaaaaaatttaaaatagattaaagataaaattttttaaaagttataaaaaaatggagtgtatattttataaataaaagaaagaagaatattattttaatatttttcaaaagaaaaagagtgtaATTTTCTCATATGATAATGATGATAGTAGAGATTCTAATAAACCAATATACATAACAGAAAGCATGGAATAGACACTAATTAATCACATCATCAATGAGCTAAATTTTGCTAGATAGAGCCGATAGTTTGTCCAAGAAGTTTTGTAAAACATGTCTTAACTATAACTAGGACTTTAATTTATCCATGCATGCATATATAGAGAAAGCACTAAACATTATGTcctaaaattaaagtgaattattgTTATGTTTCTTAGTGGACTACCTTTCACAAACTTCACTGATTATTGT
This window harbors:
- the LOC112778630 gene encoding uncharacterized protein, whose translation is MKFNTKWDFKEAVREYTIQEERRIKFKKNDRKRVRTICKVKECKWVIYASRDYEDSCWQVKTFMDDHTCPREDKNRDANRNWVASKLVKKVRKYPNFRHYDVTTFFKTKYDLSLNRNSISRALSDTRNVVYGDEKAQYAMLRDYGLTLLKTNSGSTVQICTTPQPHGDQSWRRYRIWRPNIVSFGQDANHHIYVIAWTIVNVENKDNWKWFLELLHQDLRDYKTHGWCFIFDMQKSGSIMVHGVKVKDCYGESLCVLTHHGYAVSISVAGFDSSHKGGDV